One region of Bactrocera neohumeralis isolate Rockhampton chromosome 5, APGP_CSIRO_Bneo_wtdbg2-racon-allhic-juicebox.fasta_v2, whole genome shotgun sequence genomic DNA includes:
- the LOC126759080 gene encoding vitellogenin-1-like: protein MKFHTIYLLLATLGTSAALNSTIFDLLHSVNEIAKGIIASEPGAPSPDNVFKSIENIVVGLPLQIASSIANSICSAVISQGRAKTPEKYAPVLGDIKFQLRTACDKRSYSLVNANDLAADESFDPAKPTVIFATGWTTTVNGSQQERLAKAYNCRGDVNYIALDFGDYMKTLYPWSAQNTDVIGKYVAEALLRLASLINIADLHLIGHSLGAQIMSSAARHYRVLTNESLPYVTGLDPALPCFNNDETLTTLSASDADFVDIIHTDPGVLGQSKATGSVDFFVGGHSALQAGCFSVTCSHSRAVSYYAESVYPNNEDNFLAKRCDSLRNLQAGKCRGKAYPMGYAVPHDLRGTYVLEVNDKSPYGKNADVSSMDPETTTCGSCEA, encoded by the exons ATGAAATTTCACACTATTTACCTGCTGTTGGCAACACTGGGCACCAGTGCCGCCTTAAATAGCACAATTTTCGATCTACTGCACTCCGTGAATGAAATTGCCAAGGGCATAATCGCGAGTGAACCAGGCGCACCATCTCCGGACAATGTTTTCAAAAGTATAGAGAATATAGTGGTGGGTCTGCCACTTCAAATCGCCTCCAGCATAGCCAATTCAATCT GTTCGGCGGTTATTAGTCAGGGTCGCGCCAAAACGCCGGAGAAGTATGCGCCGGTACTCGGCGATATTAAATTTCAGTTGCGCACCGCTTGTGATAAGCGCTCGTATTCGCTTGTGAACGCCAACGATTTAGCGGCCGATGAGAGCTTCGACCCCGCGAAGCCAACCGTTATATTTGCCACCGGCTGGACGACAACCGTGAACGGTAGCCAACAGGAGCGGTTGGCCAAGGCGTACAACTGTCGTGGTGATGTTAATTACATA GCTTTGGATTTCGGCGATTACATGAAGACTTTGTATCCGTGGTCAGCCCAGAACACCGACGTCATTGGCAAATATGTGGCTGAGGCGCTGCTGCGACTGGCTTCGCTCATAAATATCGCTGACTTGCATTTAATTGGTCACAGTTTGGGCGCACAAATAATGAGTTCTGCGGCGCGTCACTACCGGGTTTTGACGAATGAAAGCCTACCCTATGTCACCGGTTTGGATCCAGCTTTACCGTGTTTCAACAACGATGAGACACTAACCACGCTGTCGGCAAGTGACGCCGACTTTGTGGACATCATACACACGGATCCCGGCGTGCTCGGTCAGTCGAAGGCCACCGGCAGTGTGGACTTCTTCGTGGGTGGCCATTCTGCCTTGCAGGCAGGTTGCTTCAGTGTAACTTGTTCACACAGCCGTGCTGTCTCCTACTACGCAGAGTCGGTTTATCCCAACAATGAGGATAATTTTCTGGCAAAGCGTTGTGACTCTTTGAGAAATCTACAGGCGGGCAAGTGTAGAGGCAAAGCCTATCCGATGGGCTACGCTGTGCCACATGACCTAAGAGGCACATATGTTTTGGAGGTGAATGATAAGTCGCCGTATGGCAAGAATGCTGATGTTAGTTCTATGGATCCGGAAACCACGACTTGTGGCAGCTGTGAGGCGTGA